In a genomic window of Chloroflexota bacterium:
- a CDS encoding NIPSNAP family protein, whose protein sequence is MIYDMRIYDLQPGSVPQYMKAVEEVAIKIRDDYGVKLAGWYYTDIGPLNRIVHIWAYEDYTHFEKARDQVRSDPRWEGEYMPRVRGLAIRQQDMMMQGADFFPGPQ, encoded by the coding sequence ATGATTTACGACATGCGAATTTACGACTTGCAGCCCGGCTCCGTGCCGCAGTATATGAAGGCGGTGGAAGAGGTCGCCATCAAGATACGCGACGACTATGGTGTGAAGCTCGCTGGCTGGTACTACACGGACATCGGTCCACTGAACCGCATCGTGCACATCTGGGCGTACGAAGACTACACACACTTCGAGAAGGCGCGCGACCAGGTGCGCTCCGACCCGCGCTGGGAGGGCGAATACATGCCGCGCGTGCGTGGCTTGGCAATCCGCCAGCAAGACATGATGATGCAGGGCGCGGACTTCTTCCCGGGGCCGCAATAA